The window TGACGCCGATGACCCGACCGTCGATGACGACCACGACCGCCGGGTCACCGTTGGCGGTCCAGACGTACAGCTCTGCTGAGCCGCCGAGCAGGGCGCGTTTGGCCGCACCGGGGGTGAACAGGCCGCGTAGGAACTTCGCGACCGCGACGGCACCGACGACCGGCGTGACGCGGGCCGGGACGTGTCCGCCGCCGTCGCCGATCGACACGGCGTCGCCGGTGAGCAGGCGTACCAGCGGTTCGATCCGACCGCTGGTCGCGGCGGACAGGAACTCTTCGACGACCCGGCGGGCGGCGGCCCGGTCGACCTCGGTACGGGCCCGGCCGTCGGCGAGGTGCCGCCGGGCCCGGTGCAGGAGCTGCTGGCTGGCGGCCTCGGAGACGCCGAGGATGCCGGCGATGTCGCGGTGCGGGTAGTCGAACGCCTCCCGCAGGACGTAGACGGCCCGCTCCTGCGGCGTCAGGCGTTCCATCAGGGCGAGGACGGCGTACGACACGGATTCGCGCTGTTCGGCGGTGTCGGCCGGGCCGAGCATCGGGTCGCCGGCCAGCAGCGGCTCGGGCAGCCACTGACCGACGTACGTCTCCCGGCGGGCCCGCGCGGAGGTCAACTGGGTGAGGCACAGGTTGGTGAGGACCTTGGTCAGCCACGCCTCGGGGACCTCGATCCGGTCGACGTCGGCGGCCTGCCAGCGCAGGAACGTCTCCTGTACGGCGTCCTCAGCTTCGCTGGCCGAGCCGAGCAGGCGGTAGGCGATCGCCGCCAGGCGCGGCCTGGCCGCCTCGAACCGGTCGACGTCGTCCGCCGTCAAAGCCATGACCCCGATGGTAAGCATGGCGGGACCCGAGTCGGGTCCCGCCTGGCCAGCACCTCCCGTCTGGGCTATCGACCTGCGTCGACCAGGAACAGGCTCGCCGGGTCGACGCCGGGTGCGGTGCGGAGAGTCAGCAGCTCCGCGTCGGAAAACCCGCTCATCTCAAGACCGACCCTGGACAGCGCCAGAGCGCTGGCGACCGACTGTCCCTCGGCCAGGGCGGCGTAGAAGCGGGCGGCGAACGCGATCGCTGCTTTGTCGCTGATCCGATCGCTCATCCCGACGGCGGCGGAGACCACCGTCGTCAGCACCTCCAGTTGTGCCGCCGAGTGGCACGAGTTCAGCACCACCAGGCGGGGCGGCCGGTCGACGGCGTTCAGCGCGTTCAGGAACGTCCCGGCGCTCATCGCCGAGCTGGAGGCAGGCGAGCCGCTGCCGCCGTCGAATTCCAGCATGGATCTGCTGCCATGTCCGGAGAAGTGGACGACGTGCGGGCGACAGCGCGCCAGCCCGTCCAGCAGATCGGTACCGGTGGCGGCGGTCATCGGTTCGACGGCGACCATTTCCCGGTACGTGGCTGCCCGCACCGCTTCCCGGACGATCCGGAGGTCCTGGTCCACCCGCAGGTCGCCGTGCGGGGCAGCGGTCAGGTACAGGATTCGGAGCGATCCGGCCGCTTGTGGGACACCGGTCGTGGGCACTGCGTCGATCGGCGCGGACGGTGCCTGGCCGTCGCCGGATGGTGCGTTCTTTTCGGCCTTCGCCGCGCTTCTTTCGGCCTTCGCGTTGTTGCCGATGGCCACCGCCGACTCGTCGACGTTCATGTTGCTGATGTTGAAGTTGTCACCGCCCATTGTTCGGCCACACCTCTCAGTTGCTTGCCGACGATTGAGAGCCGACAGCCACCGCACTGTTGACGAACGTGCTCTCCGAGATCGTCGTACTGTTGTTCTGGATGTAGGTCATCCGGGTCCGATACTCGGAGGTGTCGACGTGGTGTTCCTCGAGGTAGTCGATCAGGGCCTCGGACACCGCCTTCTCGACCAGCTTCAGGTACTTCTCGGCGTCCAGGGACTGGAGGAACTTCTGTGGGGTCTCCTCGCTCGCCAGTTCCCGCACGCTGACCCGCGCACCGTAGTCGTGGATGAGGTTCTGCTGGCTGTCCTCACGTGCCCGGTCCATCCGGTTCGACAGCGTCATGATCTGCCAGAGTGACCGCGCCGCGTGCAGTGGCGCCTTGATGGTGTCCGGCCAGAGTTTCACCGCGCTCGACACCGCCTCGCCGAGGCGCAGTGCCGCCGACTTCCGCAGGCGGTCGGCGATGTGGTACTCCTCGACGATCGGCGGCAACATCATGCCGAGAAACTCGGCGTACAGTCGGCCACCTTCGACCGCCACATGCACGAAGGCGGATATGACGACTTCCTGGTTCTGCGCCGGCAGCACCAGGCGTCCGTCGCCGGTGACGACCGGTTTGCCCTCGACGCCGATGGTGATGCGCTGGTAGTAGCGCAGCCCTCCCTGCGGGTGGCGGATGATCGCGGCGATGGCTTCGGGTGAGGCCACCGAGTGCGGCCGGCGGGCCGGGTCCAGGAGCGGGTCGCCCTCGCGGCGCTCGCCGTCGGCGACGATGTGGTCCGCTACCCGTACGCCGGGCACCCGCTGGTGCTCGGGCAGCGCGGAATCGGTGAGCGCCCAGACCCGCTTGCGGATC is drawn from Micromonospora sp. Llam0 and contains these coding sequences:
- a CDS encoding RNA polymerase sigma-70 factor, which gives rise to MALTADDVDRFEAARPRLAAIAYRLLGSASEAEDAVQETFLRWQAADVDRIEVPEAWLTKVLTNLCLTQLTSARARRETYVGQWLPEPLLAGDPMLGPADTAEQRESVSYAVLALMERLTPQERAVYVLREAFDYPHRDIAGILGVSEAASQQLLHRARRHLADGRARTEVDRAAARRVVEEFLSAATSGRIEPLVRLLTGDAVSIGDGGGHVPARVTPVVGAVAVAKFLRGLFTPGAAKRALLGGSAELYVWTANGDPAVVVVIDGRVIGVMCLQVTADGVAVIRSQVNPDKLHRATASWAAAEHGEPLFTVF
- a CDS encoding CHAT domain-containing protein; its protein translation is MGGDNFNISNMNVDESAVAIGNNAKAERSAAKAEKNAPSGDGQAPSAPIDAVPTTGVPQAAGSLRILYLTAAPHGDLRVDQDLRIVREAVRAATYREMVAVEPMTAATGTDLLDGLARCRPHVVHFSGHGSRSMLEFDGGSGSPASSSAMSAGTFLNALNAVDRPPRLVVLNSCHSAAQLEVLTTVVSAAVGMSDRISDKAAIAFAARFYAALAEGQSVASALALSRVGLEMSGFSDAELLTLRTAPGVDPASLFLVDAGR